Proteins found in one Vallitalea guaymasensis genomic segment:
- a CDS encoding CPBP family glutamic-type intramembrane protease produces MLFLIAAISILLLMRFNEKVYIIKDNIQWMDSIYIIFSIIGCYLISILLDLGYFNKGLVINGINLIPSYILAYYFIIPIVYMIIRQPLYFKNMWKINSKIGLFTILICLPNIITSIVRIIVGAYNYISPDNLIQNIFRFIFMAALLEELFFRGFLYNFFKNIIGKTSSTIITSLIFTFWHMSLVNNAFSNYSMGAIYNLIAIMVLGITNCLIIERTKSIIPCIVFHAVINGTFLNLILLFVN; encoded by the coding sequence TTGCTGTTCTTAATTGCAGCAATCAGTATATTATTATTGATGAGATTCAATGAAAAAGTATACATAATAAAAGATAACATACAATGGATGGATAGCATATATATAATATTTAGCATAATAGGATGTTATCTTATTTCAATTTTACTTGACTTAGGGTATTTTAATAAAGGATTAGTCATAAATGGGATTAATCTAATACCATCATATATACTTGCTTATTATTTTATAATACCTATCGTTTACATGATAATAAGACAACCATTGTATTTTAAAAATATGTGGAAGATCAATTCTAAGATAGGTCTATTTACAATACTTATATGTTTACCCAATATTATAACTAGTATAGTAAGAATTATTGTTGGTGCCTATAATTATATTTCACCTGATAATCTCATTCAGAATATATTTCGATTTATTTTTATGGCAGCTTTATTGGAAGAATTGTTTTTTAGAGGATTCTTATACAATTTTTTTAAGAATATAATCGGTAAGACTAGTTCTACAATCATAACTTCACTTATATTCACATTTTGGCATATGTCACTAGTTAATAATGCGTTTAGCAATTATTCCATGGGAGCAATCTATAATCTAATTGCTATCATGGTTTTAGGAATAACTAATTGTTTGATAATAGAAAGAACTAAAAGTATTATCCCATGTATTGTTTTTCATGCAGTCATAAATGGGACATTCCTAAATTTGATATTACTATTTGTAAATTAA
- a CDS encoding ABC transporter permease, translating into MMTNKNVKGKEKILSPTRLMLLKFRANRLAMFGFLVFLAIVIVVLVFTIYTKVINYDFANLSQIGEGSYTAPNSKYWFGTDKYGRDYFYRVITGGYIALQVALLSTLLTVGIGVVVGAISGYFGGMVDVVLMRVGEIVISFPFLALAIAVSAIFIDYPAKIRLYIMICIIGLLSWPGLARMVRAQILSLKEQEFMTATKVLGISTRQQITKHLIPNVIAYVIVSATITFATSIMLEASLSYLGLSVTEPVATWGGLLQRASNSVVMRNYWWLWLFPGILLFLLVMSVNLIGEGLRDAVDPKSEIIKKKNVFVRLFGRFFSKPFGGAKGEQSIRG; encoded by the coding sequence ATGATGACAAACAAGAATGTAAAAGGAAAAGAAAAAATATTATCTCCAACTAGGTTGATGTTATTGAAATTTCGAGCCAATAGGTTAGCAATGTTTGGTTTTTTGGTATTTTTAGCCATTGTTATTGTTGTATTAGTTTTTACAATATATACAAAAGTAATCAATTATGATTTTGCTAATCTAAGTCAGATTGGTGAAGGTTCTTATACAGCTCCTAATAGTAAATATTGGTTTGGTACTGATAAATATGGAAGAGATTATTTTTATAGGGTTATAACTGGAGGATACATAGCTTTACAAGTAGCATTATTATCTACTTTATTAACTGTTGGCATTGGTGTAGTCGTAGGTGCCATCTCTGGATATTTTGGTGGTATGGTAGATGTTGTTTTAATGCGTGTCGGAGAAATAGTCATTTCTTTTCCGTTTTTGGCATTAGCAATTGCTGTAAGTGCAATTTTTATTGATTATCCAGCTAAGATCAGACTATATATAATGATATGTATCATTGGGCTGTTGAGCTGGCCTGGGTTGGCTAGGATGGTTAGAGCCCAGATTTTATCACTAAAAGAACAGGAATTCATGACTGCCACAAAAGTACTAGGAATTTCAACACGCCAGCAAATAACTAAACATCTGATTCCCAATGTTATTGCTTATGTGATCGTGTCAGCAACTATAACTTTTGCAACTTCCATAATGTTAGAGGCTTCCTTATCTTATTTAGGACTTTCAGTCACTGAGCCTGTGGCAACATGGGGAGGTCTTCTTCAAAGAGCATCCAATTCAGTAGTCATGAGAAATTATTGGTGGTTGTGGCTATTCCCTGGAATATTACTATTTCTACTTGTAATGAGTGTGAACCTTATTGGTGAAGGACTTAGAGATGCAGTTGACCCTAAATCAGAAATAATCAAAAAGAAAAATGTTTTCGTTAGACTATTTGGCAGATTCTTCAGTAAACCATTTGGAGGTGCAAAGGGTGAACAAAGTATTAGAGGTTAA
- a CDS encoding ABC transporter ATP-binding protein: MLKDYLRKYVKYLRPFINYEVMIFIILGLSSLISLVNPLLFKVIIDRVLILKEVELLNYVIGIFLFFYIINLLMSFCNGYLNLYVNQSIAKNIRNDLVNHLQKCKLHILENIKVGDVVSKSIDDVSTVTGFMTDTIISIINNFTNVIITALVMFYFSWKLSLIGIISVLIQTYISTRYAKKVKINQEEIREKASVHISFLKQIMSSIKIIKAYSKEEANSQNYDSLLKKIIHLSYDRFLIIFKHSSFVSLVSFVSSMLIFIIAIYEIYKGNMTVGVFFVFDTLVERFNQFSSALINLNINIQNVMVAFGRIESIFNMKEEDNLSLNETIEGSDIIVDNLSFKYEEDSNIDVIKNLSLQFKKGSKYAIIGESGEGKSTISNLLIRLYDIEDDKGNIIIGNKNIKNINIYKLRQKISVVFQEGYLINGSIKENILYGNSNVQESYFQKILELCHIQDFIIQLPNGIQTIIGENGFNLSSGQKQRICIARSLLRNSDIYIFDESFSNLDKKLESKIYNNILKEFQDKTIIFIIHNLDLIKGMNNICVLKEGNIEAIGSSDELMRKSETYKELLDRGKSIG, encoded by the coding sequence ATGCTAAAAGATTATCTAAGGAAATATGTCAAATATCTAAGACCATTTATAAATTATGAAGTTATGATTTTTATTATTCTAGGGTTAAGTTCATTGATATCTTTAGTGAATCCACTATTATTCAAAGTTATCATAGATAGAGTTTTAATTTTAAAAGAAGTTGAGTTATTAAATTATGTAATAGGCATATTCTTATTCTTTTATATAATTAATCTTTTGATGTCATTTTGTAATGGTTATCTCAATTTATATGTAAATCAATCCATAGCTAAAAATATTAGAAATGATTTAGTGAATCACCTGCAAAAATGCAAACTACATATTTTGGAAAATATCAAAGTAGGTGATGTAGTAAGTAAAAGCATTGATGATGTTAGTACAGTGACTGGATTCATGACGGATACTATCATTTCTATAATAAATAATTTTACGAATGTTATAATTACAGCTCTTGTCATGTTCTATTTCAGCTGGAAATTATCGTTGATAGGTATAATCTCAGTTCTTATCCAGACATATATATCAACAAGATATGCTAAAAAAGTTAAAATCAATCAAGAAGAGATTAGAGAAAAAGCGTCTGTACATATTAGTTTTCTAAAACAAATAATGTCTAGTATAAAAATAATTAAGGCTTACAGTAAAGAAGAAGCCAATTCCCAGAATTACGATAGTTTATTAAAAAAAATTATTCATCTAAGTTATGATAGGTTCTTAATAATTTTTAAACATAGCAGTTTTGTATCCCTAGTGTCTTTTGTAAGCTCTATGCTCATTTTCATTATTGCTATATATGAGATATATAAGGGAAATATGACCGTAGGGGTATTCTTTGTTTTTGATACTTTGGTTGAACGATTCAATCAATTTTCTAGTGCACTAATAAATCTGAATATTAATATACAAAACGTCATGGTGGCATTTGGTAGGATAGAATCTATTTTCAATATGAAGGAAGAGGACAACCTATCATTAAATGAAACCATAGAAGGTTCTGATATCATTGTGGACAACCTTAGTTTCAAATATGAAGAAGATAGTAATATTGATGTAATAAAGAACCTTTCATTACAATTTAAAAAAGGTAGTAAATATGCAATAATCGGTGAAAGTGGAGAAGGGAAATCAACCATATCCAATTTACTAATACGTTTGTACGACATTGAAGATGACAAAGGAAATATCATAATAGGAAATAAGAACATAAAAAATATTAATATTTATAAACTCAGGCAAAAGATCAGCGTAGTATTTCAAGAAGGTTATTTGATAAATGGCAGTATCAAAGAAAACATATTATATGGAAACAGTAATGTGCAAGAAAGTTATTTTCAGAAAATATTGGAGTTATGTCATATACAAGATTTTATCATTCAATTGCCCAATGGAATACAAACTATAATTGGAGAAAATGGATTCAACTTATCAAGCGGACAGAAACAAAGAATATGTATAGCAAGAAGTCTTCTCAGAAATTCTGATATATACATTTTTGATGAATCATTTTCTAATCTTGATAAAAAATTAGAAAGTAAGATATACAATAATATATTAAAAGAATTCCAAGATAAAACAATAATATTTATAATTCATAACTTGGACTTGATAAAAGGAATGAATAACATCTGTGTATTGAAAGAAGGTAATATTGAAGCTATTGGAAGTAGTGATGAGCTTATGAGAAAGTCAGAGACATACAAGGAATTATTGGATAGGGGGAAAAGCATTGGATAA
- a CDS encoding ABC transporter ATP-binding protein, producing MNKNIIVETQGLKLYFPTGEKDKDKKPLSVKAVDGVDLQIYEGETLGLVGESGCGKSTIGRTILKLYKATEGTIKYRDKDITDWSIKQMLPLRKDMQLIFQDPYSSLNPRMTVGQIIGEALVANGMYKKKSTELEEYVMEIMETCGLDSYMIHRYPHEFSGGQRQRIGIARALALNPKFVVCDEAVSALDVSIQSQIINLLDSLQKKYGMAYLFISHDLSVVKHISDRIAVMYLGNFVELATKDELYNNPLHPYTKALLSAIPVTDLEIIKNKKRIVLEGDIPSNVNPPSGCKFHTRCPIATDKCSKEKPQWEEVTKGRYVACHYKGADIN from the coding sequence ATGAATAAAAATATAATCGTAGAAACTCAAGGATTAAAATTATATTTTCCAACTGGGGAAAAAGATAAGGATAAAAAACCACTATCAGTTAAAGCTGTTGATGGAGTGGATTTACAGATATATGAAGGGGAGACATTAGGATTAGTAGGAGAATCTGGTTGTGGGAAATCCACAATAGGAAGAACCATACTTAAATTATACAAAGCAACTGAAGGTACAATTAAATATAGAGATAAAGATATAACTGATTGGTCTATTAAGCAGATGTTGCCACTTCGGAAAGATATGCAGCTGATTTTTCAGGATCCTTATTCATCGTTAAATCCTAGAATGACAGTTGGACAGATTATTGGAGAGGCATTAGTTGCTAATGGAATGTATAAGAAAAAATCCACTGAATTAGAGGAATATGTTATGGAAATCATGGAGACATGTGGACTTGATAGTTATATGATTCACAGGTATCCTCATGAATTCTCTGGAGGACAGAGACAAAGAATTGGTATCGCTAGAGCACTTGCATTAAATCCAAAATTTGTTGTATGTGATGAGGCAGTATCTGCTCTTGATGTTTCTATACAATCTCAGATCATCAATTTATTAGATAGTCTACAGAAGAAATATGGAATGGCTTATTTATTCATATCTCATGACTTAAGTGTAGTAAAACATATTAGTGATAGAATTGCTGTCATGTATCTTGGCAATTTCGTTGAATTAGCTACTAAGGATGAATTATATAACAATCCTTTACATCCTTATACGAAAGCTCTACTATCCGCAATACCTGTCACTGATTTGGAAATAATAAAGAATAAAAAGAGAATAGTATTAGAAGGTGACATACCATCTAATGTTAATCCACCATCAGGGTGTAAGTTTCACACACGATGTCCTATTGCCACTGACAAATGTTCAAAAGAGAAACCACAATGGGAAGAAGTTACAAAGGGGAGATATGTTGCTTGTCATTATAAAGGAGCTGATATCAATTAA
- a CDS encoding B12-binding domain-containing radical SAM protein has product MGGYNTNNILLINLPIQTYLQKDFSSDTQYNPSLGLISLGTWLELNGYLATVIDLCYHRMPFKEVIDNIEQLQPILIGISVYTENIDLAKLFAEKIKSVYPHVPIVLGGPHPTLVPEDGMESQYVDYIIRKEGESTMLELVEAIESNEYLIKLDDIDGLVFKRDGRIIKNKLRKQCTDLDIAPLVKRDLVDLSKYKEIINIFTSRGCPGRCIYCSATTLSGATYRVRNIENVFMEIVMMRALLNTKVMKIYIVDDTFTAIPDRVKKFTELMTEYDPDIYWHCESRIDVMSEELLNLMSENKCIAIQYGIESASQEVLDSIRKGIDLTKARKIIDYTYKKKIFLCLSFMVGHFCDTKDTMEETYLFIKEMYEKYRAEIALSFNTPFPGTWQHTHKAKLGLEITADRYKQYSLLDPIVKTDNFTVNDQREIFYKSSKYLARAVKIESLKREWVK; this is encoded by the coding sequence ATGGGTGGTTACAATACGAATAACATTCTACTGATTAATCTACCAATTCAAACTTATCTACAAAAAGATTTTTCTAGTGATACACAATATAATCCATCTTTAGGTCTGATTTCACTTGGAACATGGCTGGAACTTAATGGTTACTTAGCAACTGTAATTGATCTATGTTATCATAGAATGCCTTTCAAAGAGGTAATAGACAATATTGAACAGCTACAGCCAATTTTAATTGGTATTTCGGTGTACACAGAAAATATTGATTTAGCAAAACTATTTGCTGAAAAAATAAAATCCGTTTATCCCCATGTACCAATTGTATTAGGTGGACCTCATCCCACACTTGTACCAGAAGATGGCATGGAATCTCAATATGTTGATTATATTATTAGAAAAGAGGGGGAATCAACCATGCTTGAATTGGTTGAAGCCATAGAAAGCAATGAGTATCTCATAAAGCTGGATGATATAGACGGATTAGTTTTTAAAAGAGATGGAAGGATTATTAAGAATAAGCTTAGAAAACAGTGTACAGATCTGGATATTGCCCCACTAGTAAAAAGAGATTTGGTAGATCTATCAAAATATAAAGAAATAATAAACATATTTACGAGCAGAGGATGTCCAGGTAGATGCATTTATTGTTCAGCAACTACATTATCTGGAGCTACATACAGAGTAAGAAACATAGAAAACGTATTTATGGAAATAGTTATGATGCGAGCACTATTAAATACAAAAGTAATGAAAATATATATTGTTGATGATACATTCACGGCTATTCCTGATAGAGTTAAAAAATTTACTGAACTAATGACTGAATATGACCCTGACATCTATTGGCATTGTGAATCAAGAATAGACGTGATGTCAGAAGAATTACTCAATCTCATGTCAGAAAATAAATGTATAGCTATACAATATGGTATTGAAAGTGCCAGTCAAGAAGTTTTGGATAGCATTAGAAAAGGAATAGATCTTACTAAAGCACGGAAAATAATTGATTACACTTACAAGAAAAAGATATTCCTTTGTCTATCTTTCATGGTAGGTCATTTCTGTGATACCAAAGACACTATGGAAGAAACATATTTATTTATAAAAGAGATGTACGAAAAATATAGAGCCGAAATTGCACTGTCATTTAATACTCCTTTTCCTGGAACGTGGCAGCATACCCATAAAGCCAAACTTGGATTAGAAATAACTGCTGACAGATACAAACAATATTCTTTATTGGATCCTATTGTTAAAACTGATAACTTTACTGTTAACGACCAAAGGGAAATATTCTATAAATCATCTAAATATCTAGCTAGAGCTGTAAAAATAGAAAGTTTGAAAAGAGAGTGGGTAAAATGA
- a CDS encoding ABC transporter ATP-binding protein, protein MFSLDYLADSSVNHLEVQRVNKVLEVNNLCTYFFTDKGTVKAVNGVDFIIEEGKTLGIVGESGSGKSVTAMSILNLVENPGEIVNGEIFFEGVNLVDLNMKEMRKIRGNNISMIFQEPMTSLNPVLRIGKQLIEPLMLHQKLSKDEAWIKAIDLLKSVKIPTPERVINCYPHEFSGGMRQRVMIAMALACRPKLLIADEPTTALDVTIQAQIFKLMNQLKVTLNTAIMFITHDLGVIAELADDVVVMYCGQVVERAPVEKIFGDKDYEHPYTGGLLKSIPKLDKDVEKLEQIEGSVPHPLNLPKGCKFAPRCKYATDKCNEEMPELKKVEEDHFVRCFYPEMGKDNE, encoded by the coding sequence ATGTTTTCGTTAGACTATTTGGCAGATTCTTCAGTAAACCATTTGGAGGTGCAAAGGGTGAACAAAGTATTAGAGGTTAATAATCTATGTACATATTTTTTTACAGATAAAGGAACTGTGAAAGCAGTAAATGGTGTGGATTTTATAATAGAAGAAGGTAAAACACTTGGTATAGTTGGAGAATCTGGCAGTGGTAAATCAGTAACAGCAATGAGTATTTTGAACCTAGTAGAGAATCCAGGTGAAATCGTAAATGGGGAAATATTTTTTGAAGGGGTTAATTTGGTTGATCTTAATATGAAAGAAATGAGGAAAATAAGAGGAAATAATATATCTATGATATTCCAAGAACCAATGACTTCTCTAAATCCTGTGTTAAGAATTGGAAAGCAACTGATTGAACCACTTATGCTACATCAAAAATTATCAAAAGATGAAGCATGGATAAAGGCTATAGACCTTCTTAAAAGTGTTAAGATACCTACACCTGAAAGAGTAATCAACTGCTATCCACATGAATTTTCAGGAGGCATGCGTCAAAGAGTCATGATTGCAATGGCATTAGCCTGTAGACCAAAATTACTTATCGCTGATGAACCAACAACTGCTTTGGATGTAACAATTCAAGCTCAGATATTCAAGCTTATGAATCAACTGAAAGTCACTCTAAATACCGCTATAATGTTTATAACCCATGATTTAGGTGTAATAGCTGAATTAGCAGATGATGTTGTGGTCATGTATTGTGGTCAAGTTGTTGAAAGGGCTCCAGTTGAAAAGATATTTGGCGATAAGGATTATGAACATCCTTATACAGGCGGTTTATTGAAATCTATTCCGAAACTTGACAAGGATGTAGAAAAACTTGAGCAGATAGAAGGCAGTGTTCCTCACCCACTTAACTTGCCAAAAGGATGTAAATTTGCTCCAAGATGCAAGTATGCAACCGATAAATGCAATGAAGAAATGCCAGAATTAAAAAAGGTGGAAGAAGATCATTTTGTAAGATGTTTCTATCCAGAAATGGGGAAGGATAATGAATAA
- a CDS encoding SPRY domain-containing protein, with protein MLLVIIKELISIKDNVSRGTKVRKKEENSLNGTKLERGDTTAIIIAALTTVLPFGLGIFLIYLIFIKILFKI; from the coding sequence ATGTTGCTTGTCATTATAAAGGAGCTGATATCAATTAAGGATAATGTTTCAAGGGGTACTAAAGTAAGAAAAAAAGAAGAGAATAGTCTTAATGGAACCAAACTGGAGAGAGGTGATACTACCGCTATAATCATAGCAGCACTTACTACAGTTCTTCCATTTGGATTAGGAATCTTTTTAATATATCTAATTTTCATAAAAATTCTCTTTAAAATATAA
- a CDS encoding PqqD family peptide modification chaperone, translated as MDKNLVPEVKTINWKGEGDYAVVNNNFEKLLLNKSVKLVLELINGINTIDDINNILINEYKDTDEPHYIEEIVEESIQLLIDNNIINMKEDEIDGWLQYE; from the coding sequence ATGGATAAGAATTTGGTACCAGAAGTAAAAACAATCAATTGGAAGGGGGAGGGGGATTATGCGGTAGTCAATAACAATTTTGAAAAATTACTTCTCAATAAATCTGTAAAACTTGTGCTTGAATTAATCAATGGTATAAATACTATTGATGATATCAATAATATTTTGATAAATGAATATAAAGATACTGACGAACCACATTATATTGAAGAAATAGTTGAGGAATCAATACAATTATTGATTGACAATAATATTATTAATATGAAAGAGGATGAAATAGATGGGTGGTTACAATACGAATAA
- a CDS encoding ABC transporter permease encodes MENVDMKSQAVYKKPTFMEKYSSLIKYILKRLLLMIPVILIISLIIFTIVEFMPGDPLNAFLNPEQLTGTTEEILQKRQFFIEKLGLDDPFLVRFFRWWGQILRGEFGYSVIKNKPVKDFIGEHFMNSFRVNIYGFAIAFIIAIIVGIKSAVKRNSIFDKCWTVFSIAGISLPRFFIAMLLIFIFSITLGWLPISGMSDPLGLRPEFQYYILPVSVITLALLAPLIKYVRNSMLEVLKQDYIRTARAKGLGEKVVIYRHAFRNALIPVVTLIGAYIPALFGGSIIVEKIFVWNGIGSLIRDSYTFRDRSVLIIALTFFALLTLLGNLMQDVGYSLVDPRVREGGNK; translated from the coding sequence ATGGAAAATGTAGATATGAAATCCCAAGCAGTTTATAAAAAACCAACTTTCATGGAAAAATACTCATCTCTTATCAAGTATATACTTAAAAGATTATTATTGATGATACCTGTAATACTTATAATATCATTGATTATATTTACAATAGTCGAATTCATGCCTGGTGATCCTTTGAATGCTTTCTTGAATCCTGAACAGCTTACAGGTACAACTGAGGAAATATTACAGAAGCGACAATTCTTTATAGAGAAACTTGGACTTGATGACCCATTCTTAGTAAGATTCTTTAGGTGGTGGGGACAGATTTTAAGAGGTGAATTCGGTTACTCTGTCATCAAGAATAAACCAGTAAAAGACTTTATCGGAGAACATTTCATGAATTCATTTAGAGTCAATATATATGGTTTCGCAATTGCCTTCATCATTGCTATTATTGTAGGTATAAAATCAGCTGTTAAGAGAAACTCCATATTCGATAAATGTTGGACTGTGTTTTCTATAGCAGGAATATCATTACCAAGATTTTTTATAGCTATGTTATTGATTTTTATATTCTCCATAACTCTTGGATGGTTGCCAATATCAGGAATGAGTGATCCTCTAGGATTAAGACCTGAATTCCAATACTATATTTTACCAGTATCAGTTATCACTTTAGCCTTACTTGCACCCCTGATAAAATATGTAAGAAATTCAATGTTGGAGGTATTGAAACAAGATTATATAAGAACAGCAAGAGCAAAAGGGTTAGGAGAAAAAGTTGTAATCTACAGACACGCCTTCAGGAATGCGCTTATACCTGTTGTTACCTTGATTGGAGCTTATATCCCAGCATTATTTGGTGGTTCCATCATTGTTGAAAAGATATTCGTGTGGAATGGTATAGGAAGTTTAATAAGAGATTCATATACTTTCAGAGATAGAAGTGTACTTATAATAGCTCTGACTTTCTTCGCTCTGTTGACATTGTTAGGAAATCTTATGCAGGATGTGGGTTATTCACTAGTTGACCCTAGAGTCAGAGAAGGAGGTAATAAATGA
- a CDS encoding PqqD family peptide modification chaperone produces the protein MNLDYDKVYTLDNEFEIIEKDNKYLFIDYNNVNWLRTNSTGKEILNRCDGKETLQNVIQQISELYSFGTDFLKEQFSDFLKEAINKELLLKSGHSKTILEPASAEYPNDVWIHVTEKCNLRCPFCYSNSTCADVEQEEVDIDAVIGFLEKIPKDYRSTVLISGGEPFLFKGLPTLTKRLNELEYKNIVIITNGTVGNEIYKEVLPNIHSLQVSVDGTQAEYHERTRGKGSFDKMVKSLKLAREFNIKRLIISFTPTKYNISNLPEIPKFAYEHDIDSIHLTRLMPVGRGVDNKPVIESDPDEYETNVREFMKNMERINRRIHYIRETEEFFLEEDKKRKYVELSMAADQSKKVINRHKVTNCSLGCGTISISSDNNVYPCPSLQHEEYRLGNILEDNMEDIMQIGKEVACKYSVDNISTCKDCKMRYFCGGGCRACALGNEGNIDGEDPLCEYYMKAMLEIIWNYTRPIIDKEGA, from the coding sequence ATGAACTTAGATTATGATAAAGTCTATACATTGGATAATGAGTTTGAAATAATAGAAAAAGATAATAAATATTTGTTTATTGATTATAATAATGTCAATTGGCTTAGAACCAATTCAACTGGAAAAGAAATATTGAATAGATGCGATGGAAAAGAAACCTTACAAAACGTTATACAGCAAATATCAGAATTATATTCTTTTGGAACTGATTTTCTAAAAGAACAATTCAGCGATTTCTTAAAAGAAGCTATCAATAAAGAATTGTTATTGAAATCAGGTCATTCCAAGACTATTTTGGAACCAGCTTCCGCAGAGTATCCTAATGATGTATGGATACATGTTACAGAAAAATGTAATCTAAGATGTCCCTTTTGTTATTCCAATTCAACATGTGCTGATGTGGAGCAAGAAGAGGTGGATATTGATGCTGTAATAGGTTTTTTAGAAAAAATACCGAAAGATTATCGTAGTACAGTTTTAATAAGTGGTGGAGAACCATTTCTATTTAAAGGGTTACCAACATTGACAAAAAGATTGAATGAACTAGAATACAAGAATATTGTAATAATAACTAATGGTACTGTTGGTAATGAAATATATAAGGAAGTCTTACCTAATATCCATTCGTTACAAGTATCTGTTGATGGTACCCAAGCAGAATATCATGAAAGAACAAGAGGTAAAGGTTCCTTTGATAAGATGGTAAAAAGTCTCAAATTAGCTAGAGAATTTAACATTAAGAGATTGATTATTTCATTCACACCTACTAAATATAATATAAGTAATCTGCCAGAGATACCAAAGTTTGCATATGAACATGATATAGATAGTATTCATCTGACTAGATTAATGCCTGTCGGCAGAGGGGTAGACAACAAACCAGTCATTGAATCAGATCCTGATGAATATGAAACAAATGTAAGAGAATTCATGAAAAACATGGAAAGAATCAATAGACGTATTCATTATATTAGGGAGACAGAAGAGTTTTTCCTAGAAGAGGATAAGAAGAGAAAATATGTTGAATTATCCATGGCAGCGGATCAATCAAAAAAAGTCATTAATAGGCATAAAGTCACCAATTGTAGTCTAGGATGCGGTACTATAAGTATAAGCAGTGACAATAATGTGTATCCATGTCCTTCTCTTCAACATGAAGAATATAGGTTAGGAAATATATTGGAAGATAATATGGAAGATATTATGCAAATAGGTAAAGAAGTAGCATGTAAATACTCTGTAGACAATATATCAACCTGTAAAGATTGTAAAATGAGATATTTCTGTGGTGGAGGTTGTAGAGCTTGTGCTCTTGGTAATGAAGGTAATATTGATGGAGAAGATCCTTTGTGTGAATATTATATGAAAGCTATGCTTGAGATAATATGGAACTATACAAGACCTATCATTGATAAAGAGGGGGCATAA